A DNA window from Bacillus andreraoultii contains the following coding sequences:
- a CDS encoding fatty acid desaturase: MSKDKEKQVQLRKSVSPFAKSDTRASMIQIINSVVPFLLLWFLAYKSLSVSIWLSLCFSIIAAGFVVRIFIIFHDCTHMSFFKNNKANRLVGTVTGIITHFAFEKWKRDHSIHHATSSNLDKRGTGDIWIMTVEEYMKAPLLTKIAYRLYRNPIILFGLGPFYLFLISNRFNRKGAKRKERWNTYIINVSIAMIYALLIWAIGWQSFLIVQIPIMFIAGGLGIWLFYIQHTFEDSYFENEDEWDYVKAAVEGSSYYKLPKILEWITGNIGYHHVHHLAPKIPNYYLEEAHESTPPLQKATTITIKTSLKSIRFRLYNQEDQSFVSFKEYKEIMRRRTAHLKLNNNRTKFQE; the protein is encoded by the coding sequence ATGAGCAAAGATAAAGAAAAACAGGTGCAATTGAGAAAAAGTGTCTCCCCTTTTGCGAAGTCTGATACGAGAGCGAGTATGATTCAAATCATTAATTCTGTGGTTCCATTTTTACTTCTGTGGTTCCTTGCTTATAAAAGTTTATCGGTTTCTATTTGGCTGAGCTTATGTTTTTCGATTATCGCTGCTGGATTTGTTGTACGAATCTTTATCATTTTTCATGACTGCACACATATGTCTTTTTTCAAAAATAATAAAGCCAATCGTCTTGTTGGAACAGTAACAGGAATTATTACCCACTTTGCTTTTGAAAAATGGAAACGTGACCATTCAATCCATCATGCTACGAGCAGCAATTTGGATAAACGAGGAACTGGCGATATTTGGATCATGACCGTCGAGGAGTATATGAAGGCACCACTCTTAACTAAAATAGCATATCGGCTTTACAGGAATCCCATTATTTTATTTGGATTAGGCCCCTTCTATCTTTTCTTAATATCCAATCGATTTAATCGAAAGGGCGCAAAACGAAAAGAGAGATGGAATACGTATATCATTAATGTTTCTATTGCGATGATTTACGCATTATTAATTTGGGCAATTGGTTGGCAATCGTTCCTAATCGTTCAAATTCCAATTATGTTCATTGCAGGAGGATTGGGGATTTGGTTATTTTACATTCAGCACACGTTTGAAGATTCCTATTTTGAAAATGAAGATGAGTGGGATTATGTAAAAGCTGCTGTAGAAGGAAGTTCATATTATAAGCTTCCAAAAATATTAGAATGGATAACGGGAAATATTGGTTATCATCATGTTCATCATCTCGCTCCGAAAATCCCTAATTATTATTTAGAAGAAGCACATGAGTCGACTCCACCATTACAAAAAGCAACAACAATAACAATAAAAACTAGTTTGAAATCCATACGATTCCGTTTATATAATCAAGAGGATCAATCATTTGTAAGCTTTAAAGAGTATAAAGAAATCATGAGGAGAAGAACAGCACATTTGAAACTGAATAATAATAGGACAAAATTTCAAGAGTGA
- a CDS encoding DUF819 family protein, with product MESLIRSDDTWLLWAFLVGWAAISIYLEQKYKWAAKITGAVIALIGALVLANLKIIPTSAPAYDVVWNYVIPLAIPLLLFQANLKKIWNESGRLIIIFLISSIGTVVGVYIAFLSLKGMVPYLDKIGAMMTGSYIGGSVNFVALASKFEAPGEMVSATVVADNLMMAIYFFIFMAIPTIGFFRKKYRTPYVDEVEKNRSQGKENEAANYWKAKEISLKDIAFAFGSAFMIVAVAFKLAETFDHVIPEGRSFVTTILNGILGDKYLMLTTITIIVVTLFPKFFERIRGSQEFGTFLIYIFFVVIGVPASIPQLIENAPLLLVFVFIAVMVNMLVTLVVGKVFKFSLEEIIIASNANIGGPTTAAAMAIAKGWTNLIVPAVLAGTLGYIIGNYIGSMMGYLFSGMM from the coding sequence ATGGAAAGTTTGATTCGGTCTGATGATACGTGGTTACTATGGGCATTTTTAGTTGGGTGGGCTGCAATAAGTATTTATTTGGAACAAAAGTACAAATGGGCAGCAAAAATAACTGGAGCGGTTATTGCGTTAATCGGGGCATTAGTCTTAGCAAATCTAAAGATAATCCCAACGTCTGCTCCAGCATATGATGTAGTCTGGAATTATGTTATTCCACTCGCGATTCCTCTATTGTTATTTCAAGCGAATTTGAAAAAGATTTGGAATGAGAGTGGAAGATTAATTATTATTTTTCTTATCAGTTCGATTGGAACCGTCGTTGGCGTTTATATCGCTTTCTTGTCGTTGAAAGGGATGGTTCCTTATTTAGATAAAATTGGTGCAATGATGACAGGTTCGTACATAGGTGGAAGTGTAAATTTTGTCGCATTGGCAAGTAAATTTGAAGCTCCTGGTGAAATGGTGTCTGCTACTGTTGTTGCCGATAATTTAATGATGGCTATCTATTTTTTTATATTTATGGCAATTCCTACGATTGGCTTTTTCCGAAAGAAATATCGGACACCGTATGTTGATGAGGTAGAAAAAAATCGCAGTCAGGGAAAAGAAAATGAGGCAGCAAACTATTGGAAGGCAAAGGAAATTTCGTTAAAGGATATTGCATTTGCTTTTGGTAGTGCCTTTATGATTGTCGCGGTGGCATTTAAGCTTGCGGAAACTTTTGATCACGTTATTCCAGAAGGACGATCATTCGTCACGACGATTCTAAATGGGATTCTTGGAGATAAGTATTTAATGTTAACGACGATTACAATCATTGTTGTGACATTGTTTCCAAAGTTTTTTGAGCGTATCCGTGGCTCACAGGAATTTGGTACGTTTCTAATATATATTTTCTTTGTTGTCATTGGTGTTCCTGCATCGATTCCACAATTAATTGAAAATGCACCGTTGCTATTAGTGTTTGTTTTTATTGCAGTGATGGTAAATATGCTTGTAACGCTTGTCGTGGGAAAGGTCTTTAAGTTTAGCTTAGAGGAAATTATTATTGCTAGTAATGCAAATATCGGTGGACCGACTACTGCTGCAGCGATGGCGATTGCTAAAGGATGGACAAACCTAATTGTACCTGCCGTATTAGCCGGAACACTTGGTTATATTATCGGAAATTATATTGGCAGTATGATGGGTTATCTTTTCAGTGGGATGATGTAA
- a CDS encoding SIMPL domain-containing protein, translating to MYAYQPNQKMITVTGEGKIAVEPNLAIITMGIVTENKSLQAAQSENSERSAKVIQTLFAQQINRNDIQTVEYRIDRLYDFVEGKQVFRAYEVRHLIEVRVRDISQIGSIVDSAVTAGVNTINNIRFDYENKSASYDQALRLALKDAQRKANVIASEAGGTFRPIPIEIMEGKQGVVPVPFQSFATEKVAGVSTPIEPGTMQIEAALIVKFMFG from the coding sequence ATGTATGCTTATCAACCGAATCAAAAAATGATTACTGTGACAGGTGAGGGGAAAATTGCTGTTGAGCCGAATCTTGCCATCATTACGATGGGAATCGTGACAGAAAATAAATCGTTACAAGCTGCGCAATCTGAAAATAGTGAACGCTCAGCAAAAGTGATTCAAACATTATTTGCTCAACAAATAAATCGAAATGATATTCAAACGGTTGAGTATCGAATTGATCGTTTGTATGATTTTGTGGAAGGAAAACAAGTCTTTCGTGCTTATGAAGTCAGACATTTGATAGAGGTTAGAGTCAGAGATATTTCCCAAATTGGCTCCATTGTTGACTCAGCTGTTACAGCAGGAGTAAACACAATAAATAATATTCGATTTGATTATGAAAATAAATCAGCGAGCTATGACCAAGCATTGCGCTTGGCATTAAAAGATGCACAAAGAAAGGCGAATGTGATTGCAAGTGAGGCTGGTGGAACATTTCGACCAATACCAATTGAAATAATGGAAGGAAAGCAAGGGGTAGTACCGGTACCATTTCAAAGTTTTGCAACAGAAAAAGTAGCTGGAGTGAGTACACCAATTGAACCAGGTACAATGCAAATTGAAGCTGCCCTCATTGTGAAATTCATGTTTGGATAA
- a CDS encoding ABC-F family ATP-binding cassette domain-containing protein: MSILNVEKLSHGFGDRAIFEDVSFRLLKGEHIGLIGANGEGKSTFMNIITGKLHPDEGKVEWAKRVRVGYLDQHAVLQKGMTIRDVLKSAFQYLFDIETEMNTLFAKMDEVSSEELEALLEETGTMQDLLDHNDFYLIDAKVEEVARGLGLTDIGLDHDVHDLSGGQRTKVLLAKLLLEKPDILLLDEPTNYLDEQHIEWLKRYLQEYENAFILISHDIPFLNSVVNLIYHMENRELTRYVGNYDDFQRVYEMKKQQLEAAFKKQQQEIAELKDFVARNKARVATRNMAMSRQKKLDKMEVIELAGEKPKPSFHFKEARTAGRVIFETKDLVIGYDGEPLSKPLNVKMERGQKIAIVGANGIGKTTLLRSILGEIKPISGQVELGDYLHIGYFEQEIKNSNANTCIDEIWNEFPHMTQYEVRSALAKCGLTTKHIESKVDVLSGGEKAKVRLCKLINKESNILVLDEPTNHLDIDAKEELKRALKEYKGSILLISHEPEFYQDIVTDVWNGETWTMKVY, encoded by the coding sequence ATGAGTATATTAAATGTTGAAAAATTAAGTCATGGTTTCGGTGATCGGGCCATTTTTGAAGATGTATCATTTCGCCTTTTAAAAGGAGAACATATCGGGCTAATTGGCGCAAATGGTGAAGGAAAGTCCACTTTTATGAACATTATTACAGGGAAATTGCATCCGGATGAAGGGAAAGTAGAATGGGCAAAACGGGTTCGAGTTGGTTACTTAGATCAACATGCTGTCCTACAAAAAGGAATGACAATTCGTGATGTCTTAAAAAGTGCCTTTCAATACTTATTTGATATAGAAACAGAAATGAATACTTTATTTGCAAAAATGGACGAAGTTTCCTCAGAAGAACTGGAAGCACTACTTGAAGAAACAGGTACAATGCAAGATTTGCTTGACCATAATGACTTTTACTTAATCGACGCCAAAGTAGAAGAAGTAGCGCGGGGTCTTGGTTTAACAGATATTGGACTCGATCACGATGTTCATGATTTAAGTGGTGGGCAAAGAACAAAAGTACTGCTCGCAAAACTATTGCTTGAAAAACCAGACATCTTGTTATTAGACGAGCCGACAAACTATTTAGACGAACAGCATATTGAATGGTTAAAACGTTATTTACAAGAATACGAAAATGCGTTTATTTTAATTTCCCACGATATTCCATTTTTGAATAGTGTTGTTAACTTAATTTATCATATGGAGAATCGGGAACTAACACGTTATGTCGGTAATTACGATGATTTTCAACGTGTCTATGAAATGAAAAAACAACAATTAGAAGCTGCGTTTAAAAAACAACAACAGGAAATTGCCGAATTAAAGGATTTTGTCGCACGGAATAAAGCACGGGTCGCTACGAGAAATATGGCCATGTCGCGTCAGAAAAAGCTAGATAAAATGGAAGTAATTGAACTAGCAGGTGAAAAGCCAAAACCATCTTTCCATTTTAAAGAAGCAAGAACAGCGGGTCGAGTGATATTTGAAACAAAAGACTTAGTTATCGGATATGACGGGGAGCCACTTTCGAAACCATTGAATGTAAAAATGGAGCGTGGGCAAAAGATTGCCATTGTCGGTGCTAACGGAATTGGGAAAACGACACTTTTACGAAGTATTCTTGGTGAAATTAAACCCATCTCTGGACAAGTCGAGCTTGGTGACTACCTCCACATCGGTTATTTTGAACAAGAAATTAAAAATAGTAATGCAAACACATGTATTGATGAAATTTGGAATGAGTTTCCACATATGACTCAGTATGAAGTTCGGTCTGCCCTTGCAAAATGTGGTTTAACAACAAAACATATTGAAAGCAAAGTGGATGTGCTTAGCGGTGGAGAAAAGGCAAAAGTTCGCCTATGTAAATTAATCAATAAAGAATCGAATATTCTTGTACTCGATGAACCGACAAACCATCTTGATATAGATGCAAAAGAAGAACTGAAACGTGCTTTGAAAGAATATAAAGGGAGCATTTTACTTATCAGCCACGAACCCGAATTTTATCAGGATATCGTAACTGACGTATGGAATGGCGAAACATGGACAATGAAAGTGTATTAA
- a CDS encoding NADPH-dependent FMN reductase, whose protein sequence is MKVIGISGTLAGHKTSQMVYELIHAIKQENQQIDTELIDLKDYEIEFMRGFPLAYYNDDTQHVVKTIGKADCIIIGTPIYQASIPGSLKNLMDLLPEHAFRDKIVGYMSTAGSEKHFLVAEYQLRPIIQFLGGVVPSRNVFIPDSSFNEENEIVDDRIKWRIVQFAKELNKLLGGQS, encoded by the coding sequence ATGAAAGTCATTGGTATTTCTGGCACACTCGCCGGGCATAAAACATCACAGATGGTTTACGAATTAATTCATGCGATCAAACAAGAAAATCAGCAAATAGATACTGAACTTATTGATTTAAAGGATTATGAAATTGAATTCATGAGGGGATTCCCTCTAGCATATTATAACGATGATACACAACACGTTGTGAAAACGATAGGAAAAGCCGACTGTATTATTATCGGTACTCCCATCTATCAAGCATCAATACCTGGAAGCTTAAAAAATCTAATGGACTTGTTACCCGAGCATGCTTTCCGTGACAAAATTGTCGGTTACATGTCTACAGCCGGTTCCGAGAAACATTTTCTAGTAGCTGAATATCAACTAAGACCGATTATTCAATTTTTAGGAGGCGTTGTACCTTCACGTAATGTATTTATACCAGATAGTAGTTTTAATGAAGAAAATGAAATTGTTGATGATCGGATAAAATGGAGAATCGTTCAATTTGCTAAAGAGCTTAATAAACTATTAGGGGGACAATCTTAA
- a CDS encoding IS3 family transposase, producing the protein MSKITFSTKEIKTLQQNPNIHRVSDRSITYTDDFKNRFIDEYLAGKLPRQIFAENGFDVDVIGIKRIEQSACRWKKAYEKNGLIGLTDTRKNASGRPLKRELSPSEVIERQKARIELLEGQVELLKKLETTERRLLNSSENLNPNNAYQLIQETIEQNGFKGMTRYLCGLLEVSRSGYYSYLKASSFREAKEKLDLEAKEIILKAFNRRGYKKGSRSIKMILENDFNITFSRKKIQRIMRKYGIICPHRKPNPYKRIAKATKEHQVVPNKLNREFKQGVPGKVLLTDITYLPYNGNSMAYLSTIKDASTNELLAYHVSDRITLDIATKTIHKLMKNKKITLHKDAFIHSDQGSHYTSPRYQKLLKKYGLGQSMSRRGNCWDNAPQESFFGHLKDEVDYQSCKSLKELKAKINHYMVYYNNYRYQWNLKKMTPIQYRNHLLVA; encoded by the coding sequence ATGAGTAAAATAACTTTTTCAACCAAAGAGATAAAAACACTTCAACAGAATCCAAATATACATCGTGTCAGCGATCGGTCTATTACCTATACTGACGATTTTAAAAATAGATTTATTGATGAGTACCTAGCTGGCAAACTCCCTCGTCAGATCTTTGCGGAGAACGGTTTCGATGTGGACGTTATAGGAATAAAACGAATCGAACAGTCAGCCTGCAGGTGGAAAAAGGCCTATGAGAAGAATGGCTTGATTGGGCTTACGGATACGAGGAAAAACGCTTCCGGCAGACCCTTGAAACGTGAGCTTTCACCGTCCGAAGTGATTGAAAGACAAAAGGCAAGAATCGAACTGTTGGAAGGACAGGTTGAGCTGTTAAAAAAGCTAGAAACGACAGAAAGGAGGCTGCTAAACTCAAGCGAAAATCTAAATCCGAATAATGCATATCAATTGATTCAGGAGACCATTGAACAAAATGGATTTAAGGGGATGACCAGGTATCTATGTGGCCTCTTAGAGGTATCCCGGTCTGGATATTATAGCTACCTAAAGGCTTCCTCTTTCCGGGAAGCAAAGGAGAAATTGGATCTTGAAGCGAAGGAAATCATTTTAAAGGCCTTTAATCGGCGCGGATATAAGAAAGGTTCACGCTCCATTAAAATGATACTGGAGAATGATTTTAACATTACGTTTAGCCGTAAAAAGATACAGAGAATCATGAGGAAATATGGAATCATCTGTCCTCACAGAAAGCCAAATCCTTATAAAAGGATCGCTAAAGCAACCAAGGAGCATCAGGTTGTTCCAAACAAGTTAAATAGGGAATTTAAGCAAGGAGTTCCAGGAAAAGTGTTATTAACGGACATTACTTATTTGCCATATAACGGAAATTCCATGGCTTATTTGTCAACCATAAAAGATGCGTCCACTAACGAACTCCTAGCTTACCATGTTTCTGATCGTATCACTCTAGACATCGCAACAAAGACGATTCACAAACTAATGAAAAACAAGAAGATTACACTACATAAAGATGCCTTCATCCACTCTGATCAAGGGAGCCATTATACGAGCCCCAGATATCAAAAGTTATTAAAAAAATATGGTCTAGGACAATCTATGTCCCGAAGAGGGAACTGTTGGGATAATGCCCCTCAAGAGTCTTTCTTTGGTCATTTAAAAGATGAAGTAGACTATCAATCTTGTAAATCCTTAAAAGAACTAAAAGCAAAAATAAATCACTATATGGTTTACTATAACAATTATCGATATCAATGGAATTTAAAAAAGATGACCCCTATTCAATATAGGAATCATCTTCTAGTTGCTTAA
- a CDS encoding DUF5105 domain-containing protein, which translates to MLMDPGKEPKEVVLTLDTNKYSDSYEKLAEPIQALSAFIDTVFLKKENKAYDKLVAMNQEAAIKEAKDYFKETLNLSMFKKLTEKDIDKAQEEYISLLNEKASYTISLVEFGNDKATVRVEYETIPLNDLYQGIFDYSDAYREKTGNYDTDKRYQYAFSKIDDIMGSISVKKGTAIDMNLMAKDGKWEIDQAKDYPYESLFTTFGSGKIY; encoded by the coding sequence ATGTTAATGGATCCAGGAAAGGAACCGAAAGAAGTCGTCCTAACCTTAGATACAAATAAATATAGTGATAGCTATGAAAAATTAGCAGAACCCATTCAAGCTTTAAGCGCGTTCATTGACACAGTCTTCTTGAAAAAAGAAAATAAAGCATATGATAAATTAGTTGCGATGAATCAAGAAGCGGCAATAAAAGAAGCAAAAGACTATTTTAAAGAAACATTAAATCTAAGCATGTTTAAAAAATTGACAGAAAAAGATATAGATAAGGCACAAGAAGAGTATATCTCACTTCTAAATGAAAAAGCATCCTACACCATTTCCCTTGTCGAATTTGGAAATGATAAAGCAACTGTTCGTGTAGAATATGAAACGATTCCATTAAACGACCTTTATCAAGGAATTTTTGATTATTCCGATGCTTATCGTGAAAAAACTGGAAATTATGATACAGATAAAAGATACCAATACGCTTTCTCTAAAATTGACGATATTATGGGTTCTATCTCAGTAAAAAAAGGAACGGCAATAGATATGAATCTAATGGCAAAAGATGGAAAGTGGGAAATTGATCAAGCGAAAGATTATCCTTATGAAAGCTTATTCACCACTTTTGGATCCGGAAAAATTTACTAA
- a CDS encoding FeoB-associated Cys-rich membrane protein produces MINIILGVAIFSYAIWTIMKFIKRSSKGKCAACDLRDACEKCQSEASVRD; encoded by the coding sequence ATGATTAATATCATTTTAGGAGTTGCGATTTTTAGTTACGCAATCTGGACGATAATGAAATTTATTAAGCGGAGTAGTAAAGGGAAATGTGCAGCTTGCGACTTACGAGATGCCTGTGAAAAATGCCAAAGTGAGGCGAGTGTTCGAGATTGA